GCTCGTCGATGTCGAAGCCCTGCACCACGTCGGCGAAGGCGTCGCCGCGTCGGTCGGCCTCGGCCTCGAGCGCGGCGTCGGTGTTGACCGGTGTGCCGCAGGCCTCGCCGGTGGCCTCGACGCGGCCGTCGCGTTGCTGCGCCACGTGGGCGAGCTCGTGACCGATCAGCGCGCGCCCGGCCTGTGCGTCGGGCTGGAACGCGCCGCTCGCGAAGTGCAGGTCGTCGCCCCGGGCGAACGCCTGGGTCCCGAGCTGCTCGGCGGCCCCGTCGTGGTGCACGCGCACCGCCGAGAAGTCGTGGCCAAACTCGGCGCCGGCGGCCTGCGCGATGGCGGCCGGGAGCGGGGCGCCGGTCGAGGGGCTGGGCAGCTGGCCGCCTCGGGGCGCGCCGCCGCGCTTGGCCTGGGCCGGCAGGTCTGCGGTGAGCGTGCGCTTGCCAGGCGCCGGCCCCGACCACGACCCGGCAGCGCCAACGGGATCCTGCGACGCGTAGCGACGATGGAACATGGACCAGGCAATCGCAAGCGATGTGCCACGGCCCACGCGGCCTACGGGCGCGTCGGGCCTGGGTTTGGCCACGGCCGTCGGGACCTCGAGGGCCCGGCGCCCGCGGCCGGTGGGACCTGCGGATCCCGCACCCGCGATCGCGATCACACCAGCTCGATCCAGACCTCGTCGCCGACGACGACCGCGCGGTAGCGGCGCAGGAGCAGCGAGCGATCGTGCTAGCGCGGGCGGGCACGGTGTCGAGCTTGCAGGAGCACACGCTGATCGCTGCGGAGGTTGGTGACGCCCGCGGCCGTCGATGGCGCGCGGCGCGCCGGCGTGGGCCCGTGGTAGGCTGACGCCGGCATGCGGCGGGCCCCAGCCTCAGAGGAGCCGACCCCGGCGGTCGGCCCCGGCGCGGGCGCGATCGGCGCCGCCGTGCTGCTCGTGGCCGGCGAGGGCACGTTCGCGACCCACGTGCTCGGCGATCGCGACCTGGTGATCGGCCGGGCCGATGGCTGCGACGTGCAGATCGATCACCGCGTGTTGTCGCGGCGCCACGCGATCCTGCGCCAGGGGCCGCCGCGCACGATCCAGGACCTGGGCTCGACCAACGGCACCCGGGTCGCCGGCGAGCAGCACCGCGGCGGCGCGCCGGTGCGGCTGGCGGCCAACGACAGCTTCCACATCGGGCCCTTCTCCTTCGTCTTGGTGGCCGGCGTCAGCGTCGACGACCGCTCGCTGTCGGCGCGCGACGCCACCCGCATCATCGATCCGACGCCGGCCGGCGTGCCGCGCCTGGTGCGCGACGTGGCGGCGACGTTGACCAACGTGGTCATCCTGGGCGAGACCGGCGTCGGCAAGGAGGTGCTGGCCGAGACGGTGCACGCGCTGTCGGGCCGGCCGGGCGCGATCACGCGCATCAACTGCGCGGCGCTGAGCGACACGCTGCTCGAGAGCGAGCTGTTCGGTCACGAGAAGGGCGCGTTCACCGGCGCCGCCGCGCAGAAGGCGGGCCTGCTCGAGTCCGCCGACCGGGGCACGGTGTTCCTCGACGAGGTCGGCGAGCTACCGCTGTCGGTCCAGGCCAAGCTCTTGCGCGCCATCGAGCACCGCGAGGTGCTGCGCATCGGCGCCACCCGGCCGGTGCCGGTCGACGTGCGCTTCATCGCCGCCACCAACCGCGACCTGCCCGCCGAGGTGACGGCCGGGCGGTTCCGCCGCGACCTGTTCTTCCGGCTCGACGGCATGACCCTGGTGATCCCGCCGCTGCGCGAGCGCGCGCGGCTGATCGGCCCGCTGGCGCTGGGCTTCCTCGAGGCCGCCGGCAAGCGCGCCGGGGGCCACGCCCGGCTCGACGGCGAGGTGCTGGCTGCGCTCGAGGCCTACGCCTGGCCCGGCAACGTGCGCGAGCTGCGCGCGGTGATCGAGCGCGCGGTGCTGCTAGCGCGCGCCGGCACGATCGGCGTGCGCCACCTGGCGTTCACCCGTTCGCTGGCGGCCGACGCGCCCCCGTCGGTCGCGGCACCGGCCCGCGCCCGCGCGGCCACGGTCGCGACCGATGACCCAGCCGTGATCGGGCTCGACGCCGAGCAGCTCGCCGAGCGGGCACGCATCATCGCCGCGCTCGAGGACTGCGCCGGCAACCAGACCCGGGCCGCGCGCGCGCTGGGCATGGCCCGCACGACGCTGGCCAACAAGCTCGGCCTGTACCGCGTCCCGCGCCCGCGCACCTGATTTCCCGAGGGGTGGTCGCCGAACCCTCCCCCATCGGGGGCAAGCCCCGATGAGGGCCCCCACCCAGGACGCGAACTCCCGGGGCGTCGACCGAAACGCTACAAGCTCCGATCTGAACCCCGCGCCCGGGCGTGGCGGGCTCGGTCATCGCCGCCCGCGCGCGCGTGCGGGCCGTCGCGCGAACGGGTTGCCGGACGATCTGTCAGGACGATCTGACCTGACCCGGTGGTCACACGACGACGGCCCGAGCCTCGACGGGCACTTGGGCCGGCGACGGTGGCTGGCGTGACCGTTGCTGAGTCCTGCCCCATGTCCTACCGGTTCGATCGCGAGCACGAGGGTCCGCACGACTCCGCCACCACGTCCCGGGGCGCGCCCGGGAAGCGCTCCCTCACCGATCGCCTGCAGCGCAAGGCGGCCGACGCCGCGGCGCCCCCGAGCGCGGCGCCACCGCCGCGGTACGTCGACCCGACGCTCAGCGATGCGGCGTTCGTCGATCAGCTGCTGGCGATGCCGGTGCAACGCCGCGCGGTCGCCGACCCGGGCCCCGACGTCCACGCCCTGGCCGCCGCCGGGACCGCGGGCGCCGGCGGCCCGCTGCCATTCCTCGAGCAGATCCAGGCCGCGTTCGGCCACCACGACGTGAGCGGGGTGCGCGCGCACACCGACGGCGCTGCCGCCGCGGCCGCCACCGGTATGGGCGCGCAGGCCTTC
The genomic region above belongs to Myxococcales bacterium and contains:
- a CDS encoding sigma 54-interacting transcriptional regulator, giving the protein MRRAPASEEPTPAVGPGAGAIGAAVLLVAGEGTFATHVLGDRDLVIGRADGCDVQIDHRVLSRRHAILRQGPPRTIQDLGSTNGTRVAGEQHRGGAPVRLAANDSFHIGPFSFVLVAGVSVDDRSLSARDATRIIDPTPAGVPRLVRDVAATLTNVVILGETGVGKEVLAETVHALSGRPGAITRINCAALSDTLLESELFGHEKGAFTGAAAQKAGLLESADRGTVFLDEVGELPLSVQAKLLRAIEHREVLRIGATRPVPVDVRFIAATNRDLPAEVTAGRFRRDLFFRLDGMTLVIPPLRERARLIGPLALGFLEAAGKRAGGHARLDGEVLAALEAYAWPGNVRELRAVIERAVLLARAGTIGVRHLAFTRSLAADAPPSVAAPARARAATVATDDPAVIGLDAEQLAERARIIAALEDCAGNQTRAARALGMARTTLANKLGLYRVPRPRT